CCGCGGAAAAACAGCAGCGGCTTGCCCTCGCGGGGCGTTTCGGCCTGCTCGACCTCGGCGATGTAAATCGTATGGTCGCCGCCATCGATCGCGTTGGTCACTTTGCACTCGAGATAAGCGAGCGCGCCGTCGAGGATCGGGGCGCCGTTGGCGCCAATTTTGTGACTGACGCCTTCGAATTTGTTGCCGCCGCTGACCGCAAACTTGCGCGACAACGCTTCCTGGTCGGAGGCCAGTACATTGACGGTAAAGATTTTGCTCTCCTCGAAGCAGGGATAGCTCTCGGCCTTCTTGTCCACGCAAACCAGGGCCAGCGGAGGAACCAGCGAGACCGAGGTAAACGCGTTGGCCGTCAGGCCGTGCAGCTCGCCCGAGCTGCGACGCGACGTGACCACGGTAACACCGGTCGCGAAATGACCCATCACGCGCCGCAGCTCGTTCTTTTCGATCGCCATCCAAATCTCTCCGCGGGCGGATGCTATCAGACGATTTTGCCGACCGTCAAAGCGGATAGCGCGGCAGATTGACCCGGCTTGGCGATTGATCTACACACCAAGCGTTCCCAAAATAGAGAATGTGACCGCGATGCTGGAGCTTTGCTGGAGTTGATGGGCCGGACTGTTGGATCGATCGCCGCCGTATTGGTTGCCGCGACCATGGTGGCGATGTGTGCGGCCGAGCCCGTGCGCGCCGAATCCTCGGCGGCGCTCATGTTGCAAGATACGCCGATCACCGCCGGCGATGCGGAGAAAGCGGGCACGATGCCACCGCCTCCGCCCTACGATCCGACCGTGGTGAAATATGTCGATCCGGGGATGCCGACGCCGGAGCCGCCCGATCCTTGGGCCACTCTCACGCCGACGCCGACCGCGACGCCAACTCCTGCCGCGCAGGTGAAAATCGACGGGGTCCGAACCGGTCGCGTGCCGACTCCGGGTCAACTTCTCTTCAAAGCGACGCGCGACATAACTTTCATGGACCCGGTCAGCTGGTCGGTGAATATTTTCAAAAGGCGCCACCAGCTCATCGTCTATTACAAAGGCCGGATGTTTAAGAACTACCACGCCGTGTTCGGGCGCAGCTTCGAGCCCGGCACGAAGCTGTGGGAGGGAGACCGGCGCACGCCCGAAGGCGTTTACACAATCGTCGGGAAGCATCCGAGCCGGCGCTGGGATTGGTTCCTGACGCTGAACTATCCAAACCTGCTTGACCGGCGCCGCTACGAGGAACTGCGCGACGGCGGCGCGGTGCCGAACGAAGACGGCCATCCGCTTGGCGTGGGCGGCAGAATCGGAATCCATGGCACCGACGAACCGGAACTGAACCAGGGCAATAT
This region of Candidatus Binatus sp. genomic DNA includes:
- a CDS encoding L,D-transpeptidase; amino-acid sequence: MGRTVGSIAAVLVAATMVAMCAAEPVRAESSAALMLQDTPITAGDAEKAGTMPPPPPYDPTVVKYVDPGMPTPEPPDPWATLTPTPTATPTPAAQVKIDGVRTGRVPTPGQLLFKATRDITFMDPVSWSVNIFKRRHQLIVYYKGRMFKNYHAVFGRSFEPGTKLWEGDRRTPEGVYTIVGKHPSRRWDWFLTLNYPNLLDRRRYEELRDGGAVPNEDGHPLGVGGRIGIHGTDEPELNQGNINWTTGCISVDDEDVEELKRLLPDGTIVIIKP
- a CDS encoding flavin reductase family protein gives rise to the protein MAIEKNELRRVMGHFATGVTVVTSRRSSGELHGLTANAFTSVSLVPPLALVCVDKKAESYPCFEESKIFTVNVLASDQEALSRKFAVSGGNKFEGVSHKIGANGAPILDGALAYLECKVTNAIDGGDHTIYIAEVEQAETPREGKPLLFFRGGYRELGD